A single window of Chloracidobacterium thermophilum B DNA harbors:
- a CDS encoding sigma-54-dependent transcriptional regulator yields MPTKRSILIVDDEKNQRDILDMILSAEGYRTATAPSAEAALRMARAERFDVVLTDLKMGGQSGLDLLRALTQADSSQLVILMTAHGSIESVKDALRLGAVDYLEKPLDRERLLTVLAQALSRLDALDADLIGNSEPMQKLKKIILKVAASDETVLVRGESGTGKELVARALHRHSPRAAAVFHVVNCAAINENLLESELFGHEKGAFTGAVAEKKGLFEVADRGTLFLDEIGELNVALQAKLLRALQEGEVQRVGSTRVIRVDVRVVAATNRPLEDMVAAKTFREDLYYRLNVIPIHLPPLRDRREDIPLLVERFLARQSRGATHYTITPEALQVLQAYDWPGNVRQLESALKRAALLCEGDTIGVEDLPVEIRQATGVPASAPAPPFQFRLPPEGISFEEVERSLIVQAMEKTDWNITRAAKLLGLTFRTLQYRLEKFGLRRPSDTPSDDAPAAEAPPDRTG; encoded by the coding sequence ATGCCAACGAAACGCAGCATTCTCATTGTGGACGATGAGAAAAATCAGCGCGACATCCTGGACATGATTCTGTCGGCGGAGGGCTATCGGACGGCAACCGCGCCCAGCGCCGAAGCTGCCCTGCGCATGGCCCGCGCCGAACGGTTTGACGTGGTGCTTACCGACCTGAAGATGGGAGGGCAGAGCGGGCTGGACTTGTTGCGCGCCCTGACCCAGGCGGATTCGTCCCAGTTGGTCATTCTCATGACGGCGCACGGCTCGATTGAATCCGTCAAGGACGCCCTGCGGCTCGGCGCGGTGGATTACCTGGAAAAACCACTCGACCGTGAGCGGCTGCTGACCGTTCTGGCGCAGGCCCTTTCCCGTCTGGATGCGCTGGATGCCGACCTCATCGGCAACAGCGAGCCGATGCAGAAGCTCAAGAAAATCATTCTGAAGGTGGCGGCTTCGGATGAAACGGTGCTTGTGCGCGGCGAAAGCGGAACGGGCAAGGAACTCGTGGCGCGCGCACTCCACCGGCACAGTCCGCGGGCGGCCGCCGTGTTTCACGTCGTCAACTGTGCCGCCATCAATGAAAACCTGCTCGAATCCGAACTTTTCGGACACGAAAAGGGAGCGTTTACCGGCGCGGTGGCCGAGAAGAAGGGGCTGTTTGAAGTCGCCGACCGGGGCACGCTGTTTCTTGACGAAATCGGCGAACTCAACGTGGCGCTCCAGGCGAAGCTGCTCCGCGCTCTGCAGGAGGGGGAAGTGCAGCGGGTTGGCTCGACCAGGGTCATCCGGGTGGATGTGCGGGTGGTGGCCGCCACGAATCGTCCGCTCGAAGACATGGTGGCCGCCAAAACCTTCCGCGAAGACCTCTATTACCGGCTCAATGTCATTCCCATTCACCTGCCGCCGCTGCGCGACCGGCGGGAGGACATTCCGCTGCTTGTCGAGCGGTTTCTGGCCCGGCAGTCGCGTGGCGCAACGCATTACACCATCACGCCGGAGGCGCTTCAGGTGTTGCAGGCTTACGACTGGCCCGGCAACGTCCGGCAGCTTGAATCGGCGCTCAAACGCGCGGCCCTGCTGTGTGAAGGGGATACCATCGGGGTGGAAGACCTGCCAGTGGAAATCCGCCAGGCGACAGGCGTTCCGGCATCCGCGCCGGCGCCGCCTTTTCAGTTCCGCCTTCCGCCCGAAGGTATTTCCTTCGAGGAAGTCGAGCGGTCGCTCATCGTCCAGGCGATGGAAAAAACCGACTGGAACATCACCCGTGCCGCCAAACTTCTGGGGCTGACCTTCCGCACGTTACAGTACCGGCTCGAAAAGTTCGGCCTGCGGCGTCCGAGCGATACTCCGTCCGACGACGCTCCGGCGGCGGAGGCTCCGCCGGACAGAACCGGGTAA
- a CDS encoding ATP synthase subunit I produces MASASEPPDEPSYLSPEATERRVRHLTLIITCAMAVGAGLVWEAGVGAGVAVGGGLAYLNFVWMRASLQSIVATAAAGDAGPARRPSRLQMAKFFLRWMVIGVVIWLSIQVASGLVVAIVCGLFALPLAVVVEALVQVWYGLNDEPVT; encoded by the coding sequence ATGGCTTCTGCTTCCGAACCGCCTGATGAGCCGTCATACCTCAGCCCGGAGGCAACCGAACGGCGTGTCCGGCACCTGACCCTGATCATCACGTGCGCTATGGCGGTTGGGGCCGGTCTCGTCTGGGAAGCTGGAGTGGGGGCCGGGGTCGCTGTTGGCGGCGGACTGGCCTACCTGAACTTTGTGTGGATGCGGGCGAGCCTGCAATCCATCGTGGCGACGGCCGCCGCCGGTGATGCCGGCCCTGCCCGGCGGCCGTCACGTCTTCAGATGGCCAAGTTTTTTCTGCGCTGGATGGTCATCGGCGTGGTCATCTGGCTGTCCATACAGGTTGCGTCCGGGCTGGTGGTTGCCATAGTATGCGGCCTTTTCGCATTGCCGCTGGCCGTCGTGGTGGAAGCTCTGGTGCAGGTCTGGTATGGGCTGAACGACGAGCCGGTCACGTAA
- a CDS encoding F0F1 ATP synthase subunit A, whose product MALTMASSMTFLPFPLVLADEGAAHAHPWLVEQVYHLTGLSDRELPPHVIMLLIAAVICVVGFKLLVGKPSVDKPGFGQQIVEIIVLQVRDMVEQSTGKYGFKYLGYLLPLAALILTSNLMGLFPLFESPTANFNVTLALGLMTFVYYMFMGFAQQGLGYLKHFTGGLTAGLMAIMGGIIFIFEMFSNAIRPATLALRLMINMFVDEQLGIAFGSIYQILVPVLPMLLGTFVAVVQTFIFVQLSIIYLSETVPHDDHGHEDEHAHA is encoded by the coding sequence ATGGCTTTGACTATGGCATCGTCCATGACCTTTCTCCCGTTTCCGCTGGTGCTGGCCGATGAAGGCGCAGCGCATGCCCATCCCTGGCTTGTGGAGCAGGTGTATCACCTGACCGGCCTTTCAGACCGTGAGTTGCCGCCCCACGTCATCATGCTGCTCATTGCAGCGGTGATCTGTGTCGTCGGTTTCAAGCTGCTCGTCGGCAAGCCGTCGGTGGACAAACCGGGCTTTGGGCAGCAGATCGTCGAGATCATCGTGCTTCAGGTCCGCGACATGGTGGAGCAATCCACAGGGAAGTACGGGTTCAAGTACCTGGGCTATCTGCTTCCGTTGGCGGCGCTCATCCTGACCTCAAACCTGATGGGCCTGTTTCCTCTGTTTGAGTCTCCCACGGCCAACTTCAACGTCACCCTTGCGCTGGGGCTGATGACGTTCGTGTACTACATGTTCATGGGCTTTGCGCAGCAGGGGCTTGGCTACCTGAAGCACTTTACGGGCGGACTGACGGCCGGGTTGATGGCCATTATGGGCGGCATCATTTTCATCTTCGAGATGTTCAGCAATGCCATCCGGCCGGCGACGCTGGCGCTGCGGCTCATGATCAACATGTTTGTGGACGAGCAACTGGGCATCGCTTTCGGGAGCATCTACCAGATACTCGTGCCCGTGCTGCCCATGCTGCTTGGCACGTTCGTCGCCGTGGTGCAGACATTTATTTTCGTGCAACTGTCCATCATTTATCTGAGTGAAACCGTGCCCCACGATGACCACGGCCACGAAGACGAACACGCCCATGCCTGA
- a CDS encoding ATP synthase F0 subunit C, giving the protein MTKKLFLKTLATASFLMAMSLPALAAEGGSGGGTYKIALGALAVGIAAVGCGLGDGNAIAAACEGTARNPGAGQRIFTTMLIGMVLIETLVLFTFLAAYLGF; this is encoded by the coding sequence ATGACGAAAAAACTGTTCCTGAAAACACTGGCGACGGCATCGTTCCTGATGGCGATGTCCCTTCCTGCTCTGGCTGCTGAAGGTGGCAGCGGTGGCGGTACGTACAAAATTGCCTTGGGGGCGCTTGCCGTGGGCATTGCGGCCGTTGGTTGCGGTCTGGGCGACGGCAACGCCATTGCGGCGGCCTGTGAAGGCACGGCGCGCAATCCGGGCGCGGGGCAGCGCATCTTCACCACCATGCTCATCGGTATGGTGCTCATCGAAACCCTCGTGCTGTTTACCTTCCTGGCGGCCTACCTGGGCTTCTAA
- a CDS encoding cold-shock protein, with protein MSRTTGKVKWFNNSKGYGFIENPGGHDVFVHYSAIKEDGYKSLSEGQIVEYEIVNGPKGPQAENVVKTA; from the coding sequence ATGTCACGCACCACAGGCAAAGTCAAGTGGTTCAATAACAGCAAAGGTTATGGCTTCATCGAGAATCCGGGTGGGCACGATGTTTTCGTGCATTACTCAGCCATCAAGGAAGACGGTTATAAATCCCTCAGCGAGGGGCAGATCGTCGAGTATGAGATTGTGAACGGCCCGAAGGGGCCCCAGGCGGAAAACGTCGTCAAGACAGCCTGA
- a CDS encoding SRPBCC family protein, which translates to MNIVDVLEGQITIRARPETIFPYLVEPMLLPLWSPTEARVARVGRKKHGVGARLRVEFVAHGLDPVEYEIICQEATRLVSRFTGTMSGEDIWTLTPDDRRTKVHNRMVFHQPEDFLTLVGWKTVGRMIAERDVRNKMPLLKRAVEEQWRPAGA; encoded by the coding sequence GTGAACATCGTGGATGTGCTGGAAGGTCAGATTACGATTCGGGCCCGGCCGGAAACCATTTTCCCCTACCTGGTCGAGCCGATGCTTCTGCCGTTGTGGTCGCCGACCGAAGCGCGGGTGGCCCGGGTCGGGCGTAAGAAGCACGGCGTCGGCGCCAGACTGCGCGTGGAGTTCGTGGCCCACGGGCTGGACCCGGTGGAGTACGAAATCATTTGCCAGGAAGCCACCCGTCTGGTCAGCCGCTTTACGGGCACGATGTCCGGCGAGGACATCTGGACGCTGACGCCCGACGACAGACGGACGAAAGTTCACAACCGGATGGTTTTCCACCAACCGGAGGATTTTCTGACCCTGGTGGGGTGGAAAACAGTTGGGCGGATGATTGCCGAACGTGACGTGCGCAACAAAATGCCGCTTCTCAAACGCGCTGTTGAAGAACAATGGCGTCCGGCCGGGGCCTGA
- a CDS encoding SDH family Clp fold serine proteinase: MANASGAPDTREAVSETNSKPKRASELVRPPILLAETQAIVRRIEARIGETFLVYWNSPGGSVCQNDVVGFYELLRGIGKQDRVTLFIKSDGGDGTASLRIVHLLRQFAAHITVVVPLACLSAATMIALGADEIRMGPLAHLSAVDTALTHDLSPIDKDNLRVRVSPDELNRILALWRQETRGETVNPYENIFKYVHPLVIGAVDRASSLSMRLCTEILSYHMKDAEKARAISHTLNAEYPSHVYPITLREAQRIGLNARELDPELNDLLIELNEMYSEMGQKAITDFDEQNYHDNGILNILECRTSQIFYQNDTDWHYMMNERRWIRLNDNSSWRKAELVNGEVVQSVFHIR, from the coding sequence ATGGCAAACGCAAGTGGAGCGCCGGATACGCGCGAAGCAGTCTCTGAAACGAATAGCAAGCCCAAACGTGCGTCGGAACTGGTTCGTCCTCCGATTCTGCTGGCTGAAACCCAGGCGATTGTCCGGCGCATTGAAGCCCGGATCGGGGAGACCTTTCTGGTGTACTGGAACTCGCCTGGTGGTTCGGTGTGTCAAAACGACGTGGTGGGCTTTTATGAACTGCTGCGGGGGATCGGCAAGCAGGACCGGGTGACACTGTTCATCAAATCCGACGGCGGGGACGGCACCGCCTCGCTGCGCATCGTCCACCTGCTGCGGCAGTTTGCCGCGCATATCACCGTGGTTGTGCCGCTGGCCTGTCTTTCAGCCGCGACGATGATTGCGCTCGGCGCGGATGAAATCCGCATGGGGCCGCTGGCGCACCTGTCGGCTGTGGATACGGCGCTGACCCACGACCTCTCACCCATTGACAAGGACAACCTGCGGGTGCGCGTCAGCCCCGATGAACTCAACCGCATTCTGGCGCTCTGGCGACAGGAAACGCGCGGCGAAACGGTCAACCCGTACGAAAACATCTTCAAATATGTTCACCCGCTTGTCATCGGTGCGGTGGACCGGGCCAGTTCGCTGTCCATGCGGTTGTGCACGGAAATTCTGTCATACCACATGAAAGATGCGGAAAAAGCACGGGCGATCAGCCACACGCTCAACGCGGAATATCCTTCGCACGTCTATCCCATCACCCTGCGCGAGGCGCAGCGGATTGGCCTCAACGCCCGTGAACTCGACCCGGAACTCAATGATCTGCTCATTGAACTCAACGAGATGTATTCCGAAATGGGGCAGAAGGCAATTACGGACTTCGATGAGCAGAACTACCACGACAACGGCATTCTGAACATTCTGGAATGCCGCACGAGCCAAATCTTCTACCAGAACGATACCGACTGGCACTACATGATGAACGAACGGCGGTGGATTCGGCTCAACGACAACAGTTCCTGGCGCAAGGCGGAGCTGGTCAACGGGGAAGTCGTGCAGAGCGTCTTCCACATCCGCTAG
- a CDS encoding energy transducer TonB family protein, whose protein sequence is MNDERPASPASDEPAPAVPSPKAYILRGFIYATPHTLDFEGEPSWWVRHGFRLGLMLALLLHFSFLGYLAYRTFIAPFEVEVVEREYDVDWITLTDPRYKPLPNPESWVAPPADQPAKPDAQARAAALARRKREEEEARRRAEAERQRREAEREAEARRAAERENRERPADEPAKPGGPPSFGKVDIGPIKAIVTKLYSLSETGQLDIENQNFSITLAFRVEPSGRLSGIRIVKSSGIDEVDEAALNIAQAVSASQALGPLHILTSTTLTLDVGPQFTTLRIAGFAASPLEASGLQNLITAGLLLVPRRGDTAAFLNNTKIKAEGKRLTATVQMTRSQVNALLKQNFKRG, encoded by the coding sequence ATGAATGATGAACGCCCAGCTTCGCCCGCTTCAGATGAGCCAGCGCCGGCCGTGCCGTCGCCCAAAGCCTATATTCTGCGCGGCTTCATCTATGCCACACCGCATACGCTCGACTTCGAGGGAGAACCCAGTTGGTGGGTCCGGCACGGGTTTCGGTTGGGACTGATGCTGGCCCTGCTGCTGCACTTTTCGTTCCTGGGCTATCTGGCATACCGGACGTTCATCGCTCCGTTTGAAGTCGAAGTGGTGGAGCGTGAATACGACGTGGATTGGATCACGCTCACCGACCCACGCTACAAGCCCCTGCCCAACCCGGAGAGCTGGGTGGCGCCCCCGGCTGACCAGCCGGCCAAACCGGATGCCCAGGCGCGCGCTGCCGCGCTGGCCCGCCGCAAACGCGAGGAAGAAGAGGCCCGCCGCCGCGCGGAAGCCGAGCGCCAGCGACGCGAAGCTGAACGGGAAGCCGAAGCGCGCCGCGCTGCCGAACGGGAAAACCGGGAACGCCCTGCGGACGAACCAGCCAAGCCCGGCGGGCCGCCCAGCTTCGGCAAAGTGGACATCGGGCCCATCAAGGCCATCGTCACCAAGCTCTACAGCCTCAGCGAGACCGGGCAGCTCGACATCGAAAACCAGAACTTCAGCATCACGCTGGCCTTCCGGGTGGAACCCAGCGGACGGCTGTCGGGCATTCGGATTGTGAAATCGTCGGGCATTGACGAAGTGGATGAAGCTGCACTGAACATTGCGCAGGCGGTCAGTGCATCCCAGGCGCTCGGCCCGCTGCACATTCTGACCTCGACGACGCTGACCCTCGATGTCGGCCCGCAGTTCACCACCCTGCGCATCGCCGGCTTTGCGGCTTCACCGCTCGAAGCCAGCGGGTTGCAGAACCTCATCACGGCCGGACTGCTGCTGGTGCCGCGCCGGGGCGATACGGCCGCCTTTCTCAACAACACCAAAATCAAGGCTGAAGGCAAGCGCCTCACCGCCACCGTGCAGATGACCCGCAGCCAGGTCAATGCCCTGCTCAAACAAAACTTCAAGCGCGGCTAG
- a CDS encoding ABC1 kinase family protein — protein MHDPVCTARPAVIIVSRHAMLSDVTLQGSPVSPALRPSSSVPTPRSVSGRYQVARRAAQVVGAATPLILDYWRDEQRFFFFGGAREVSEATHQYRARRIRSEIERLGIGFIKVGQVISTRGDLLPKPYLDELRTLQDSLSPLTFGEVHATLEATYGCPLEDVFEQFEPTPIATASIGQVHRAQYAGQSVVVKLIRPGIQHQLATDFRIVTALLRFLDEQLVRFRQENSDVHVLTRLFSQIVTEVNAGLREEMDFVFERANAERLGALLADNPLVVVPRVIGELCRPNVLVLEYRPGIKISDGDALRAAGFEPLKMVERLVEVYLEMILVHGVYHADPHPGNVAVDERGRIILYDFGIVRTLSARIRESLLKMTLDGLRGDVPAIVDELYRMGVVDPAADRATALRVGEKFRELYLRDMPTAERIEAVGRYMRDAFGYVPLRMPKEMVYVFRVVSMLEGLGTCFKPGWNIMADASPAVQRGIRKMMMASETIRWPELIAQWVGRWFRALFARPA, from the coding sequence ATGCACGACCCCGTATGCACGGCGCGTCCGGCTGTAATTATCGTTTCACGCCATGCCATGTTGTCCGACGTGACGCTTCAGGGTTCTCCGGTCAGTCCCGCACTTCGCCCGTCGTCTTCCGTCCCCACGCCCCGTTCGGTATCCGGGCGCTACCAGGTTGCCCGACGGGCAGCTCAGGTCGTTGGGGCGGCCACGCCGCTCATTCTGGACTACTGGCGCGACGAGCAGCGGTTTTTCTTCTTCGGCGGTGCGCGTGAGGTGAGTGAGGCGACGCACCAATACCGGGCGCGCCGCATCCGGTCGGAAATCGAACGCCTGGGAATTGGTTTCATCAAGGTGGGGCAGGTCATCAGTACGCGCGGGGACCTGCTGCCCAAGCCCTACCTCGACGAACTGCGTACGCTCCAGGACAGTTTATCCCCTCTGACGTTCGGGGAAGTCCATGCGACGCTCGAAGCCACCTACGGCTGCCCCCTGGAAGATGTTTTCGAGCAATTCGAGCCAACACCCATTGCCACGGCGAGCATCGGGCAGGTTCACCGGGCGCAGTATGCCGGGCAGTCGGTTGTGGTCAAGCTCATCCGTCCCGGCATCCAGCATCAGCTCGCCACCGACTTCCGCATCGTAACGGCGCTGTTGCGCTTTCTCGATGAACAGCTCGTGCGCTTCCGGCAGGAAAACTCAGATGTCCACGTGCTGACCCGCCTGTTTTCCCAGATTGTGACTGAAGTCAATGCCGGACTGCGCGAGGAAATGGATTTTGTCTTCGAGCGCGCCAATGCCGAGCGGCTCGGCGCCCTGCTGGCCGATAACCCGCTGGTTGTCGTCCCACGGGTGATTGGGGAACTGTGCCGCCCGAACGTGCTCGTGCTGGAATACCGGCCGGGCATCAAAATCAGCGATGGCGACGCTCTGCGGGCCGCCGGTTTCGAGCCGCTGAAGATGGTCGAGCGGCTGGTTGAGGTCTATCTCGAAATGATATTGGTTCACGGCGTGTATCACGCCGACCCGCATCCGGGAAATGTCGCCGTGGATGAGCGCGGACGCATCATTTTGTATGATTTCGGCATCGTACGCACGCTATCGGCACGCATTCGGGAGAGCCTGCTCAAGATGACGCTGGATGGCCTGCGCGGCGATGTGCCGGCCATCGTGGATGAACTCTACCGCATGGGCGTGGTGGACCCGGCGGCAGACCGGGCGACGGCGCTGCGCGTTGGCGAGAAGTTCCGGGAACTGTACCTGCGGGACATGCCGACGGCTGAACGAATCGAAGCCGTTGGGCGCTACATGCGGGATGCGTTTGGCTATGTTCCCCTGCGCATGCCGAAAGAAATGGTGTATGTCTTTCGTGTCGTTTCCATGCTCGAAGGGCTGGGAACGTGCTTCAAACCTGGTTGGAACATCATGGCGGACGCTTCGCCCGCCGTTCAGCGAGGCATTCGTAAAATGATGATGGCCAGTGAAACCATCCGGTGGCCGGAACTCATTGCCCAGTGGGTCGGGCGGTGGTTCCGGGCACTCTTTGCACGCCCCGCCTAG
- a CDS encoding carboxypeptidase-like regulatory domain-containing protein, with amino-acid sequence MRHYAKQFRCAGLRLCGLALCVGLLGTAAWAQNGAIRGTVYYQENANAKPEPRPGVEILILRQDIKGQLKTKTDKKGTYFYTVQAFGTYVVVAHGPGYKYQVKPPVRITSTEPVQIDITLTPGDGRLPPVEQLLAEAQGGGTPATPPPAAAPPEPTAEEKEAAAKLKAERERIEKENERARNINEQLRTLMDSGNAAFNRGDYETAASDYRKALALDDNQPGFLGNLASATLQIAVKHFNAKRRDEARKAFQESGDAAARAVALNDAQPPERRDPSYRSKAAEAYRFLAELYGDAEAGEKAARFYIELADMQTDAKKRNEMRVRAGDSYRFAGKFKQADEFYRAVLQEDANNIPAMNGLAMSLLSSDPELLDPNKAGEAIALFEMVAAKATDPNMKQSAQASAEYIRTTAKEIVRPKPGRKKN; translated from the coding sequence ATGCGGCATTATGCGAAGCAGTTTAGGTGTGCCGGTCTCCGTCTGTGCGGGCTGGCGCTCTGTGTGGGATTGCTGGGAACGGCGGCGTGGGCCCAGAACGGGGCGATTCGGGGAACGGTGTATTACCAGGAAAATGCCAACGCCAAGCCGGAGCCGCGGCCGGGCGTCGAGATTCTTATCCTGCGCCAGGACATCAAAGGACAGCTCAAGACGAAGACCGATAAAAAGGGGACGTATTTCTACACCGTTCAGGCGTTTGGAACGTACGTCGTGGTGGCTCACGGGCCCGGCTACAAGTACCAGGTGAAGCCTCCCGTGCGCATCACCAGCACGGAACCGGTGCAGATTGACATCACGCTAACACCGGGTGATGGCCGCCTCCCACCAGTGGAGCAGTTGCTGGCCGAAGCCCAGGGCGGCGGGACACCAGCAACGCCACCGCCTGCCGCCGCTCCGCCAGAGCCAACAGCGGAAGAAAAGGAAGCCGCCGCCAAACTCAAGGCCGAACGGGAACGCATCGAAAAAGAAAATGAGCGCGCCCGGAACATCAACGAGCAGCTTCGCACTTTGATGGATTCCGGCAATGCCGCCTTCAACCGGGGCGACTACGAAACGGCAGCCAGCGATTACCGGAAGGCGTTGGCACTCGATGACAATCAACCGGGCTTTCTGGGCAACCTGGCTTCAGCCACCCTGCAAATCGCTGTCAAGCACTTCAATGCCAAGCGGCGCGATGAGGCGCGGAAGGCGTTTCAGGAATCAGGTGACGCAGCCGCGCGCGCCGTGGCGCTCAACGACGCCCAGCCGCCTGAACGCCGCGATCCGTCTTATCGCAGCAAAGCGGCTGAAGCTTACCGCTTCCTGGCCGAACTCTATGGCGATGCCGAAGCCGGCGAAAAGGCCGCCAGGTTTTACATCGAACTCGCCGACATGCAGACCGATGCCAAGAAGCGCAACGAAATGCGGGTTCGCGCCGGTGATTCCTACCGCTTTGCCGGCAAATTCAAGCAGGCGGATGAGTTTTACCGCGCTGTCCTGCAGGAGGATGCCAACAACATCCCGGCTATGAACGGACTTGCCATGTCGCTGCTGTCGTCTGACCCGGAGTTGCTTGACCCGAACAAAGCCGGGGAAGCCATTGCCCTGTTTGAGATGGTCGCGGCCAAGGCCACCGATCCCAACATGAAGCAATCGGCGCAGGCCAGCGCCGAGTACATCCGAACAACCGCCAAGGAAATTGTCCGTCCCAAGCCGGGGCGGAAGAAAAACTAG
- the ispG gene encoding flavodoxin-dependent (E)-4-hydroxy-3-methylbut-2-enyl-diphosphate synthase, with protein MPVAPRRRSVPVNVGGVIIGGGAPVVVQSMTNTDTADVAATVEQVAALHAAGSEIVRITVNDRDAAAAVPDIVRGLRARGVEVPLVGDFHYNGHTLLRDFPETARLLAKYRINPGNVGFGKKHDENFKAIVELAIQYEKPVRIGVNWGSLDQAMLARMMDENARRDPPLSAREVMLEAMCASALESAALAESIGLPHDRIIISTKISEVQDLVEVYRAIAARCDYPLHVGLTEAGMAMKGIVASAIGIGLLLQEGIGDTIRVSLTPTPGGDRTEEVRVAQTILQTMGIRSFTPLVTACPGCGRTTSTLFQEMAQDIQTYLREQMPVWKTRYPGVETLKVAVMGCIVNGPGESKHADIGISLPGTGEDPKAPVFVDGVKVTTLEGERIVPAFIDILNDYVARRFGASAGVGR; from the coding sequence ATGCCTGTTGCCCCTCGTCGGCGCTCAGTGCCGGTCAATGTCGGCGGCGTCATCATCGGCGGCGGCGCGCCGGTTGTCGTCCAGTCCATGACGAACACGGACACGGCCGATGTAGCCGCCACCGTCGAGCAGGTGGCGGCCCTGCATGCCGCCGGTTCGGAAATCGTACGCATCACTGTCAATGACCGCGATGCAGCGGCGGCGGTCCCGGACATTGTGCGTGGTCTGCGGGCGCGTGGCGTGGAAGTTCCTCTCGTTGGCGACTTTCACTACAACGGCCACACGCTGCTGCGCGACTTCCCGGAAACAGCCCGTCTGCTGGCCAAGTACCGGATCAATCCCGGCAATGTCGGTTTCGGGAAAAAGCACGATGAGAACTTCAAGGCCATTGTCGAACTGGCGATTCAGTATGAAAAGCCGGTGCGGATTGGCGTCAACTGGGGATCGCTCGATCAGGCGATGCTGGCGCGCATGATGGACGAAAATGCCCGGCGCGACCCGCCGCTTTCCGCGCGTGAGGTCATGCTGGAAGCCATGTGCGCCAGCGCCCTGGAGTCGGCCGCGCTGGCCGAATCCATCGGCCTGCCGCATGACCGCATCATCATCAGCACGAAAATTTCGGAAGTGCAGGACCTGGTTGAAGTCTATCGGGCCATTGCCGCCCGGTGCGACTACCCGCTGCACGTCGGTTTGACCGAAGCCGGCATGGCCATGAAGGGCATTGTGGCCAGTGCCATCGGTATCGGTTTGCTGCTTCAGGAAGGCATCGGGGACACCATCCGTGTGTCCCTGACGCCGACCCCCGGCGGCGACCGGACCGAGGAGGTGCGTGTCGCCCAGACGATTCTGCAAACGATGGGCATCCGCAGCTTCACGCCGCTGGTCACAGCCTGTCCGGGGTGCGGGCGCACGACGAGCACCCTGTTTCAGGAAATGGCGCAGGACATCCAGACCTATTTGCGGGAACAGATGCCCGTCTGGAAAACCCGCTATCCGGGGGTTGAAACGCTCAAGGTGGCCGTCATGGGGTGCATTGTCAACGGCCCCGGCGAATCCAAGCATGCCGACATCGGGATTTCGCTGCCGGGCACCGGAGAAGACCCCAAAGCTCCGGTCTTCGTGGATGGCGTCAAAGTCACCACGCTCGAAGGCGAACGGATTGTCCCGGCGTTCATTGACATTCTCAACGACTATGTCGCGCGGCGCTTTGGGGCGTCTGCGGGTGTAGGTCGCTGA